In the Peptoclostridium acidaminophilum DSM 3953 genome, one interval contains:
- the tnpA gene encoding IS66 family insertion sequence element accessory protein TnpA: MSLNDNREIWVSRIDEFRSSNLTQKAWCEKNDVKISTLRYWIRKLSYTECSVSNDSGFSGFEFASVSISKEYSPPLALEFKDVKLSIAEDFDETLLIKLLSK; encoded by the coding sequence ATGAGCTTAAACGACAACAGAGAAATTTGGGTTAGCCGCATAGACGAGTTTAGATCCAGCAATCTCACTCAAAAAGCCTGGTGCGAGAAAAATGATGTCAAAATCAGCACTCTGAGGTATTGGATAAGGAAGCTTTCCTACACAGAATGCTCGGTTTCAAACGATTCTGGATTTTCCGGATTTGAATTTGCAAGTGTTTCAATTTCAAAGGAATACTCCCCTCCCCTTGCATTGGAATTCAAGGATGTAAAGCTGTCCATAGCCGAAGATTTTGATGAAACCCTTCTTATCAAGCTCCTTAGTAAGTAA
- a CDS encoding S-layer homology domain-containing protein gives MKKRLVSLVLVLSMILGSMSMGFAAGPLTEGIEDSKVVKAVERLAAFGIVEGFEDGKYHPEYDVTREQFAKVLVEALGLGSAATAAQGPTKFSDVEADRWSAGYVNVAVGQGILKGYPDGTFGPAKNVTYAEAVTMLVRALGYQDSFLPGTWPGNYVAKAAEEGITSGVVYSPTGTADRGSMAVMLNNTLDADVIKIQEYGTLTGTEIKYVKTDISLLAEKMGIHKLEEAVVTATPKVDSGIDEDQVRVVIGKDYDVKKVNYDKDDVVVFDVIDKVDTTNLLGLSLNVYVDENDKDVVFVEESDKPFRVLYDVVDPDENVNEDEITLIKADKEYSFEDDYELYLDNKSVNMATFAAEAGKGDLFVKAVLSNKGNIKVIDAQRFEKGGAVIALKADSTTLTYRIDDADDEYTFKTKDYDKVVVMDNAGNIIKLEDIKANDVAYINDVNMAGDDLEEAASKDEVAYVVVVKESVTGDVTRYRTSGGDVVEVRLNGTAYDVASNATVSSNEDKDVYLINDTDGIDALDDITDDDADALLLFDAKGYVRHITTDAKASSADMYGVITATNVSFGSVEVKMLTQDESVVRYDVDFDAAEFEGYATEMAIDGAEGDIVKYTLNKDGEIDSMIKVGPDADGTTDDGKWTAVSGTLGDDFESDSLKLGTKWYNVSSNVVVFDYFEGTKAGNDFEDVNVVDYASLDGKGDNGDVIVFVNDKDEVRFVALVSKITSDDERAAYVLNKWVKAGDDYVEVAEYGVAENADFEVSAGIANVPERRVIAIFTENTDGTVDIMNPADSDDFTMYTGEVTSISGRFITIEGDDSVSVRVETNAVVYEKGDVKDFSDIDRGDNVTVAVKNAKAQVVKIYDMDDETALYNATYDAHNTPLDKVALDAAELAAAALDADDYTAESFADLTAALALPETSQALVDAKVAAINAAIDGLVEVLTATADVVVTGLGPVDITITESNVTDAAKFQIVYEEDPDLNSAVTDIGSLATDLLAAGDVITINILAADGVTVLATGTLTIPAASTGDADIVFEVTPAE, from the coding sequence ATGAAAAAAAGACTAGTGTCGCTAGTGCTTGTACTTTCAATGATACTTGGAAGCATGAGCATGGGCTTCGCTGCAGGTCCGCTTACTGAAGGAATCGAAGATTCTAAAGTAGTAAAAGCGGTTGAAAGACTTGCAGCATTCGGAATAGTAGAAGGTTTTGAAGATGGTAAATACCATCCAGAGTATGACGTAACAAGAGAGCAGTTCGCTAAGGTTTTAGTTGAGGCTCTAGGACTAGGTTCGGCAGCAACTGCTGCACAGGGACCAACTAAGTTCTCTGACGTTGAAGCTGACAGATGGTCTGCTGGATACGTTAACGTAGCAGTAGGACAAGGAATCCTTAAAGGATACCCAGATGGAACATTTGGACCAGCTAAGAATGTTACATATGCAGAAGCTGTTACAATGCTTGTAAGAGCTCTTGGATATCAGGATTCATTCCTTCCAGGAACTTGGCCAGGAAACTATGTAGCTAAGGCTGCAGAAGAAGGAATAACAAGCGGCGTTGTATACTCTCCAACAGGAACTGCTGACAGAGGATCAATGGCTGTTATGCTTAACAACACTCTTGACGCTGACGTTATAAAGATTCAAGAGTACGGAACACTTACAGGAACAGAAATAAAGTATGTTAAGACAGACATATCTCTTCTAGCTGAAAAGATGGGAATACACAAGCTTGAAGAAGCTGTAGTTACTGCTACTCCTAAGGTTGATAGTGGAATAGACGAAGACCAGGTAAGAGTAGTAATAGGCAAAGACTACGACGTTAAAAAAGTAAACTATGACAAAGATGATGTAGTTGTTTTCGATGTTATAGACAAGGTAGACACTACAAACCTTCTAGGACTTTCGCTTAACGTTTATGTAGATGAGAATGACAAAGACGTTGTTTTCGTTGAAGAGAGCGACAAGCCTTTCAGAGTTCTTTACGATGTAGTAGATCCTGACGAAAATGTTAACGAAGACGAAATAACTCTTATAAAAGCTGACAAAGAGTACAGCTTTGAAGATGATTATGAGCTATACCTTGACAACAAGTCAGTAAACATGGCAACTTTTGCTGCTGAAGCTGGAAAAGGCGACCTTTTTGTTAAGGCTGTTCTTAGCAACAAAGGCAACATAAAAGTTATAGACGCTCAAAGATTTGAAAAGGGCGGCGCTGTAATAGCTCTTAAGGCAGATAGCACAACTCTTACTTATCGTATAGACGACGCTGATGATGAGTACACGTTCAAGACTAAAGACTACGATAAGGTTGTAGTTATGGACAATGCTGGAAACATAATAAAGCTTGAAGATATAAAAGCTAATGACGTTGCATACATCAACGATGTAAACATGGCTGGAGACGACCTTGAAGAAGCTGCAAGCAAGGACGAAGTAGCTTATGTAGTAGTAGTAAAAGAATCTGTAACTGGTGATGTTACAAGATACAGAACTTCTGGCGGAGACGTTGTAGAAGTAAGACTTAACGGAACTGCTTATGACGTTGCTTCAAACGCTACAGTTTCTTCAAATGAAGACAAAGATGTATACCTAATAAATGACACTGATGGAATAGACGCTCTTGACGACATAACAGATGACGATGCTGATGCACTTCTTCTTTTTGACGCTAAGGGATACGTAAGACACATAACTACAGACGCTAAGGCTTCATCTGCAGATATGTATGGTGTTATAACAGCAACAAATGTAAGCTTCGGCTCTGTAGAGGTTAAGATGCTTACTCAAGATGAGTCGGTAGTTAGATACGATGTTGACTTTGATGCAGCTGAATTCGAAGGCTATGCTACTGAAATGGCTATAGATGGTGCAGAAGGTGACATAGTTAAGTACACACTTAACAAAGATGGCGAAATAGACTCTATGATAAAAGTTGGACCAGATGCTGATGGAACAACTGATGACGGCAAGTGGACTGCTGTATCTGGTACGCTTGGTGACGACTTCGAGTCTGACAGCCTTAAGCTTGGAACTAAGTGGTACAACGTATCTTCAAACGTAGTTGTATTCGACTACTTTGAAGGAACAAAAGCTGGAAATGACTTTGAAGATGTTAACGTTGTTGACTACGCTTCACTTGATGGAAAAGGAGATAACGGAGACGTAATAGTATTCGTTAACGACAAGGATGAGGTTAGATTTGTTGCTCTTGTAAGCAAAATAACTTCTGACGATGAAAGAGCGGCTTACGTTCTTAACAAGTGGGTTAAAGCTGGAGATGACTACGTAGAAGTAGCTGAATACGGAGTGGCTGAAAATGCAGACTTCGAAGTAAGCGCTGGAATAGCAAATGTTCCAGAGAGAAGAGTGATAGCAATATTCACTGAGAACACTGACGGAACTGTAGACATAATGAACCCTGCTGACTCTGATGACTTTACAATGTACACAGGTGAAGTAACTAGCATAAGCGGAAGATTCATAACTATAGAAGGCGACGATTCAGTATCAGTTAGAGTAGAAACAAACGCTGTAGTATACGAAAAAGGCGACGTTAAGGACTTCTCTGACATAGACAGAGGAGACAATGTAACAGTTGCAGTTAAGAATGCTAAAGCTCAAGTTGTGAAGATATACGACATGGACGACGAGACAGCTCTTTACAATGCAACTTACGATGCACACAACACACCACTAGACAAAGTAGCTCTTGATGCAGCAGAATTAGCAGCTGCTGCACTAGATGCAGATGATTACACAGCAGAAAGCTTTGCTGATCTTACAGCTGCACTAGCTCTTCCAGAAACTTCACAAGCACTAGTTGATGCTAAGGTTGCTGCTATAAATGCTGCGATAGATGGACTAGTTGAAGTGCTTACTGCAACAGCAGATGTAGTAGTTACAGGACTTGGCCCAGTAGACATAACTATAACTGAGTCTAATGTAACAGATGCAGCCAAATTCCAAATAGTTTATGAAGAAGATCCAGATCTAAACAGTGCTGTTACAGATATCGGAAGCCTAGCAACTGATCTGCTTGCAGCTGGTGATGTTATAACTATTAATATACTTGCTGCAGATGGTGTGACTGTACTTGCTACAGGAACTCTAACTATACCAGCAGCATCTACAGGAGATGCTGACATAGTGTTTGAAGTGACACCTGCAGAATAA
- a CDS encoding S41 family peptidase: MIASKLKRTASIALIAVMSFTSLSFGEDFNKDMSFFNAAKEYILNNYVDEVTEDQLIDGAVKGMYDSLDKYSTYLDAEENKQFTEDVQGTFSGIGAQIALKNGNVTIVEPLENSPALKAGLLPGDIIKAIDGKEIGEVKNLVDVVNKIKGPQGTAVKLLIERKGQSFQVSIIRDNVVINPVKSRVLENGIGYIRITEFNKTATQNTLTAIEELKAKGINKLVLDLRGNPGGGLLDVVGIAQEFVPKGNIVKIQYKDGAENSYPSYGNVRFAKVAVLVDESSASASEILAGAIQDTKSGVLVGKNTYGKGTVQKVLNLKNGEAIKLTIAKYLLPSGRSIDHTGLVPDVVAERYVEGIVDLGKLQALPTDKAMKAGDAGLDVLGLQERLLALGFKTTDSKGIYGQSTTAAVSAFQSSQGLYPYGVADKTTLGAISESFTKLMLSDQMDNQLDKALEYLRSQQI; this comes from the coding sequence ATGATTGCAAGCAAACTCAAAAGAACAGCGTCAATAGCGCTCATAGCTGTAATGAGCTTCACAAGCCTGTCCTTCGGGGAAGACTTCAATAAGGACATGAGCTTCTTCAATGCCGCAAAGGAGTATATACTCAACAACTATGTGGATGAAGTGACAGAAGACCAGCTAATTGACGGAGCTGTGAAAGGAATGTACGACTCCCTCGACAAGTACAGCACATACCTTGACGCCGAGGAGAACAAGCAGTTTACAGAAGATGTACAGGGGACTTTTTCAGGGATAGGAGCCCAGATAGCTCTCAAGAATGGAAATGTGACCATTGTAGAACCCCTTGAAAATTCACCAGCTCTAAAGGCCGGCCTTCTTCCAGGAGACATAATAAAGGCAATCGACGGAAAAGAAATAGGTGAAGTCAAGAATCTCGTTGACGTGGTAAATAAGATCAAGGGACCCCAGGGAACAGCGGTCAAGTTGCTCATAGAAAGAAAAGGCCAGAGCTTCCAGGTTTCAATAATAAGAGACAACGTGGTAATAAATCCTGTGAAATCAAGAGTGCTTGAGAACGGAATAGGTTATATCAGGATAACCGAGTTCAACAAGACGGCAACACAGAATACTCTGACAGCAATTGAAGAATTGAAGGCAAAGGGCATAAACAAGCTTGTCCTCGACCTTAGGGGAAATCCAGGTGGGGGCCTTCTCGATGTAGTCGGCATAGCTCAGGAATTTGTACCGAAGGGAAATATAGTAAAGATACAATACAAGGACGGAGCAGAAAACAGCTATCCCTCATACGGAAATGTAAGGTTTGCTAAAGTGGCCGTGCTTGTCGACGAATCCTCGGCATCTGCATCGGAGATACTTGCAGGCGCAATCCAGGACACCAAGTCAGGAGTGCTTGTCGGCAAGAACACATATGGCAAAGGAACGGTGCAGAAGGTACTCAACCTTAAAAATGGCGAGGCGATAAAGCTTACTATAGCCAAATATCTTCTTCCTTCGGGAAGGTCGATAGACCATACTGGTCTGGTGCCTGATGTAGTCGCAGAAAGATATGTTGAGGGTATTGTGGATCTTGGAAAGCTGCAGGCTCTTCCTACTGACAAGGCTATGAAAGCGGGTGACGCTGGACTTGACGTGCTTGGCCTCCAGGAAAGACTCTTGGCGCTGGGCTTTAAGACGACAGATTCAAAGGGAATATACGGGCAATCGACAACGGCGGCTGTGTCAGCCTTCCAAAGCAGCCAGGGACTTTATCCTTACGGAGTGGCGGACAAGACCACCCTGGGTGCTATCTCAGAGAGCTTTACAAAGCTCATGCTTTCAGACCAGATGGACAACCAGCTGGACAAGGCCCTTGAGTATCTGAGAAGCCAACAGATATAG
- a CDS encoding DUF362 domain-containing protein, which translates to MAYKITDACVNCGACEAECPVNAISAGDGKYVIDAATCIDCGACASVCPVDAPQPE; encoded by the coding sequence ATGGCTTACAAAATAACTGATGCATGTGTAAACTGCGGAGCTTGCGAAGCTGAATGTCCAGTTAACGCTATAAGCGCTGGAGACGGAAAATACGTTATAGACGCTGCTACTTGCATAGACTGTGGCGCTTGCGCTAGCGTATGTCCAGTAGACGCTCCTCAACCAGAATAA
- a CDS encoding S-layer homology domain-containing protein → MTKKFKAAVATGLALVMLPASSFAANFSDVKVSDWFYRGVQQLEVNGIVNGYTGGVFKPNNTITRAEFLKMVMASNGYKLESLIGEYWGKVWLERAYKDGLLDDFDKRFFSMSKVNEPITRREMAKLIANAVQLYSSDKNIYSYITDFDTIEMEYKEYVEKAFFSGVITGYPDNSFKPYNTLTRAEACTVVLRMMDKDERQYPTLSIYQKRLSETNNFIKSYENNFTFNKNTGTSFIYNTNTSDRPSLTTLARNDSFKYDFIIDVMTESLKQLNGYDYLIRYDVNMNSDAQYVLNEYLKLIMPTDYAKIIALGKQNYAAGLNSTKTVQLGGWTLQYANSLNGDSKVILKIYRR, encoded by the coding sequence ATGACAAAGAAATTCAAAGCTGCTGTTGCAACTGGATTGGCGCTTGTAATGCTGCCTGCAAGTTCTTTTGCGGCAAATTTTTCTGATGTTAAGGTGTCTGACTGGTTTTATCGTGGTGTGCAGCAGCTGGAGGTCAATGGCATTGTAAACGGTTATACCGGGGGCGTTTTTAAACCGAATAATACTATTACCCGGGCCGAATTCCTCAAGATGGTTATGGCATCCAATGGTTATAAGCTTGAATCTCTCATTGGTGAATACTGGGGCAAGGTTTGGCTGGAAAGAGCTTATAAGGACGGTCTCTTGGATGATTTCGACAAAAGATTCTTTTCGATGTCCAAGGTGAATGAACCTATAACTAGACGAGAAATGGCAAAGCTTATTGCTAACGCTGTTCAGCTTTATTCTTCAGACAAGAACATTTATTCCTACATAACTGATTTTGACACAATTGAAATGGAGTATAAGGAGTATGTAGAAAAAGCTTTTTTCAGCGGTGTAATAACAGGCTATCCCGACAACTCCTTCAAGCCGTACAACACTCTTACAAGAGCCGAAGCCTGCACTGTTGTTCTTAGAATGATGGACAAGGACGAGCGACAATATCCTACATTATCGATTTATCAGAAGAGGCTTTCGGAGACAAACAACTTCATTAAAAGCTATGAAAACAATTTTACATTCAATAAAAACACAGGCACAAGCTTCATATACAACACAAACACATCCGATAGACCTTCTCTAACGACACTAGCCAGAAACGACAGCTTCAAATATGATTTTATTATCGACGTAATGACAGAGAGCCTCAAGCAACTTAATGGATATGACTACCTGATACGATATGATGTCAACATGAACAGCGACGCCCAATATGTACTTAACGAATACCTAAAGCTGATTATGCCAACAGACTATGCAAAGATCATAGCCCTCGGCAAGCAAAACTACGCAGCCGGGTTAAACAGCACTAAGACAGTTCAGCTTGGAGGTTGGACGCTCCAGTATGCCAACTCTCTAAATGGCGACTCGAAGGTAATACTCAAGATATATCGCCGCTAA
- a CDS encoding DegV family protein: MKYKIVGDSCFDRSAYIDEYVKPQIVPLTIRVDELELRDDEKLDPLELIRLIKESQNGPKTAAPSPHDFLLSYQDAENVFVVTLSSKLSGTYSSAMVAKTMKEEGGAGTFVHVFDSKSATSAETLIGLKIRELTEQELEPQEIVEQVEGYIAGMNTLFILESLDTLIKAGRVSRLAGLIGNVLSIKPVMGADKEGNIYLVEKARGSNRAFGRLVELVGERAVGMESRVLGISHVNCREKAERLRDEIKEKYSFRDVIIVEARGITTVYAGEGGIVVSF; this comes from the coding sequence GTGAAATACAAGATAGTGGGAGACAGCTGCTTCGACAGAAGCGCATACATAGATGAATACGTAAAGCCCCAGATAGTGCCGCTTACGATAAGAGTGGACGAGCTGGAGCTGCGGGACGATGAAAAGCTCGATCCGCTCGAGCTCATAAGGCTGATAAAGGAGTCCCAAAACGGGCCGAAGACGGCGGCCCCTTCGCCGCACGACTTTCTGCTCTCGTATCAAGACGCTGAAAATGTGTTTGTAGTGACGCTCTCCTCGAAGCTGAGCGGCACTTATTCGAGCGCAATGGTCGCAAAGACTATGAAGGAAGAGGGCGGAGCAGGCACGTTCGTGCACGTTTTCGACTCAAAGAGCGCGACCTCGGCCGAGACTCTCATCGGGCTAAAGATAAGGGAGCTTACAGAGCAGGAACTCGAGCCGCAGGAGATAGTTGAGCAGGTGGAAGGTTACATTGCAGGCATGAACACGCTTTTCATACTCGAGTCGCTTGATACTCTCATCAAGGCCGGAAGGGTAAGCCGTCTGGCGGGCCTCATTGGAAACGTGCTCTCCATAAAGCCTGTAATGGGCGCCGACAAGGAGGGGAACATATACCTTGTGGAGAAGGCTCGGGGGTCGAACAGGGCCTTCGGAAGGCTCGTCGAGCTCGTTGGCGAGCGGGCAGTGGGCATGGAAAGCAGGGTGCTTGGAATATCCCATGTCAACTGCAGGGAGAAGGCCGAAAGGCTGAGGGACGAAATCAAGGAGAAGTACTCCTTCAGGGATGTCATAATAGTCGAGGCCAGGGGGATTACTACGGTGTATGCCGGGGAAGGCGGGATAGTGGTTTCTTTCTAA
- a CDS encoding transglutaminase domain-containing protein, with amino-acid sequence MVTAIFSSLSYAQEQGIFEKAEAEYINRIYKDLPAAPAKADMRSLESVTYVSSLEELEAMLYDAMTERRPRFEAVYTGGTSNMLADMRAAFENAIASDDYLGFSYTSIRYGYSGYPGNYSIYYELTYLTTKEQEDYVDSRVDDILLEIVSPGMTSFEKELAIHDYIVKNVEYDTSYEEHSAYAALAYGKTVCQGYSLLAYKMLEEAGVQARIVAGDESMNHAWNMANIDGEWYHSDLTWDDPLPDVKSRTIYTYFNLSDERMSQDHFWDETAYPDCTSEKYSYMNEVTYPVTMDGKLYYSNSSIDNKLYSMLLDGSGKQLICPDRSLFLCGYGDWIYFSNYSRGGYIYRTSTDGSSTEMINDVHSTYLSIDGNELAFMNESTDETEVIYLEPLAPQSIELDKDSLRITKGGSISVGCGIYPAGASGDIIWTSSDTEVAQVDSSGNITALSGGICILRATVEGTEISDECTVIVEDPAESSEAEVIDYKTEIDPNKKWTVEFSSALSKEIGIPGLAQVTQGDLDSGACAVFGENDNKIEVIPPAEGYIKGKSYRLCISKDVSSSEGVSLEKPVVLYFVVD; translated from the coding sequence ATGGTTACAGCAATTTTTTCAAGTCTTTCATACGCACAGGAGCAGGGTATATTCGAAAAGGCCGAAGCGGAGTACATAAACCGTATATACAAGGACCTGCCTGCAGCACCTGCAAAAGCAGACATGCGCAGCCTGGAAAGCGTCACATATGTAAGCTCCTTGGAGGAGCTTGAAGCGATGTTGTATGACGCCATGACAGAAAGAAGGCCAAGATTTGAGGCGGTGTACACGGGCGGCACGAGCAACATGCTGGCCGACATGAGAGCGGCTTTCGAAAATGCAATAGCATCCGATGACTATCTCGGATTCTCGTACACATCGATAAGATACGGCTACAGCGGCTATCCGGGGAATTACAGCATATACTACGAACTGACGTACCTGACTACCAAGGAGCAGGAGGACTATGTTGACTCGAGAGTAGACGATATACTCTTGGAAATAGTTTCGCCAGGCATGACAAGCTTTGAAAAGGAGCTGGCAATACACGACTACATAGTCAAAAACGTCGAATACGACACAAGCTATGAGGAGCACAGCGCATACGCTGCGCTGGCATACGGCAAGACCGTCTGCCAGGGATACTCGCTGCTTGCCTACAAAATGCTAGAAGAGGCGGGAGTGCAGGCCCGGATAGTGGCAGGCGACGAGTCTATGAACCACGCCTGGAACATGGCAAATATTGACGGCGAATGGTATCACAGCGACCTGACATGGGATGACCCGCTTCCCGACGTCAAAAGCAGGACAATATATACATACTTTAACTTGTCGGACGAGAGGATGTCCCAGGACCACTTCTGGGATGAAACAGCATATCCCGACTGCACAAGCGAGAAATACAGCTACATGAATGAAGTTACGTATCCTGTAACAATGGATGGGAAATTGTATTACAGTAACAGCAGCATCGACAACAAGCTCTACAGCATGCTGCTTGACGGAAGCGGCAAACAGCTGATATGCCCTGACAGATCGCTTTTCCTTTGTGGATATGGCGACTGGATATATTTCAGCAACTATTCCCGGGGAGGATACATATACAGGACCAGCACGGATGGCTCATCTACAGAGATGATAAACGACGTGCATTCTACATACTTAAGCATAGACGGTAATGAATTGGCATTCATGAATGAAAGCACGGACGAAACGGAAGTCATATACCTGGAGCCGCTGGCTCCCCAGAGCATAGAGCTTGATAAGGATAGTTTAAGAATCACAAAGGGGGGCAGCATCAGCGTGGGCTGCGGAATCTATCCGGCTGGAGCCTCGGGCGACATAATATGGACCTCCAGCGATACAGAGGTTGCCCAGGTTGACTCAAGCGGTAATATAACAGCCCTTTCAGGAGGCATATGCATACTCAGGGCTACAGTTGAGGGAACTGAAATTTCAGACGAGTGCACGGTGATAGTGGAAGACCCCGCCGAAAGCTCCGAAGCTGAGGTCATAGACTACAAAACGGAAATCGATCCCAATAAAAAATGGACCGTGGAATTCAGCAGCGCCCTTTCAAAGGAAATCGGCATCCCAGGTCTTGCGCAGGTCACCCAGGGAGACCTGGACAGCGGGGCCTGCGCTGTGTTTGGTGAGAATGACAACAAAATAGAGGTGATTCCTCCGGCTGAGGGCTACATAAAGGGCAAAAGCTACAGGCTGTGCATAAGCAAGGATGTCAGCTCTTCGGAAGGCGTAAGCCTCGAAAAGCCGGTAGTTTTATATTTCGTTGTGGATTAA
- a CDS encoding Na+/H+ antiporter subunit E, giving the protein MSWRTIRLSLALFIFYMLLTIDFSALNIGAGLMLSIAVSYFSARVLYDPAGDSIEEVRIPGPLRLVSYLLFLLLSIYRASFRYMLHIIRNDEEPAALRIRLHTSNPFVVSLIANSITLTPGTITLSSKGDELTVLCIKGDRDYESLRSDIIEGFERQLTRRMRK; this is encoded by the coding sequence ATGTCATGGCGCACAATAAGGCTCTCGCTGGCCCTTTTCATATTCTACATGCTGCTTACAATTGACTTTTCGGCACTGAACATAGGCGCCGGCCTCATGCTCTCTATTGCCGTGTCGTACTTTTCAGCCAGGGTGCTCTACGACCCTGCCGGCGACTCCATTGAGGAAGTCAGGATACCCGGGCCGCTCAGGCTCGTTTCGTACCTGCTGTTTCTGCTGCTTTCAATATACAGGGCGTCGTTTCGCTACATGCTCCACATTATAAGAAACGATGAGGAGCCGGCGGCCCTTAGGATAAGGCTCCATACGTCGAACCCCTTCGTCGTCTCGCTTATCGCCAACTCCATAACCTTAACGCCCGGCACCATAACGCTCTCGTCCAAAGGCGACGAGCTCACGGTGCTTTGCATAAAGGGCGATCGTGACTACGAGAGCCTGCGTTCAGATATAATCGAAGGTTTTGAAAGGCAGCTGACAAGGAGGATGCGAAAATGA
- a CDS encoding monovalent cation/H+ antiporter complex subunit F: MIMTTIYVIIIAIFLLALKAAFGPTVWDRLLALNLISAKTVMLLTAYSVYTHDSRLLDISMSYVIVGFLGVALLSSFILRGGRQK, from the coding sequence ATGATTATGACAACCATTTACGTGATAATTATAGCAATATTCCTGCTCGCCCTAAAGGCGGCCTTCGGGCCCACCGTGTGGGACCGCCTGCTCGCGCTCAACCTCATATCGGCCAAGACCGTAATGCTGCTGACTGCATACTCTGTGTACACTCATGATTCCCGCCTTCTTGACATATCAATGTCGTACGTCATAGTAGGCTTTCTTGGAGTGGCGCTGCTTTCGAGCTTCATCTTGAGGGGGGGACGCCAGAAATGA
- the mnhG gene encoding monovalent cation/H(+) antiporter subunit G produces MMIIISNLMLALCCLYMVFGLVGIFRFRNIYARLLTGSKIDTAAMITLLLALMLRSGPGIFSAKLLVILLFIIVTTPISSHIIARSAFDSGLHVKLIEEQPGAAESGKGGE; encoded by the coding sequence ATGATGATAATAATATCAAACCTTATGCTCGCGCTCTGCTGCTTATACATGGTGTTCGGCCTCGTCGGGATATTCCGCTTCCGCAACATTTACGCAAGGCTCCTGACGGGCAGCAAGATAGACACGGCCGCCATGATAACGCTGCTGCTCGCGCTCATGCTAAGATCGGGCCCGGGGATATTCTCGGCAAAGCTGCTTGTCATACTTCTTTTCATAATAGTCACGACTCCCATAAGCAGCCACATAATAGCCCGCTCCGCGTTCGATTCGGGGCTCCACGTAAAGCTCATCGAGGAGCAGCCGGGTGCGGCTGAGTCCGGAAAAGGAGGCGAGTAG
- a CDS encoding Na(+)/H(+) antiporter subunit B, with product MLDILLLLIVALIAVAIVVHTDLFNIVILYSIFSLLCATLYLVYMAPDVALAEAAIGSAFVPMIFIVAISKQREFIVLSRLEDGFLSAGSDGSRPGRGYVILKALCRQYGLKLVLCPSGEEKACRILARSSADIFVYEEDGEYIMEGKGSSLIMERLSHMLIDHEDISLVLTGDDENYD from the coding sequence ATGCTCGACATTCTGCTGCTTCTCATAGTGGCCTTAATAGCCGTTGCTATAGTCGTTCATACGGACCTTTTCAACATAGTGATACTCTACTCCATATTCTCGCTCCTTTGCGCGACGCTCTACCTTGTGTACATGGCTCCCGACGTGGCGCTCGCGGAGGCCGCGATAGGAAGCGCCTTCGTGCCCATGATATTCATAGTGGCAATATCAAAGCAGCGGGAGTTCATAGTGCTCTCAAGGCTCGAGGACGGCTTCCTGAGCGCGGGGTCGGACGGATCTCGCCCAGGCAGAGGCTATGTCATACTAAAGGCGCTGTGCAGGCAGTACGGCCTCAAACTCGTGCTTTGCCCGAGCGGCGAGGAGAAGGCCTGCCGCATACTCGCAAGGAGCAGCGCCGACATATTCGTGTACGAGGAAGACGGCGAGTACATAATGGAGGGCAAGGGCTCGAGCCTTATAATGGAGCGGCTCTCGCACATGCTCATTGACCACGAGGACATAAGCCTTGTGCTTACTGGAGATGATGAAAACTATGATTAA